The Corynebacterium jeddahense genome has a window encoding:
- a CDS encoding SURF1 family protein, with the protein MSANQPKSWWRQMLTPGWIIAALLIGLFSYYAFTFLAPWQLGKNEALVERNEHITAAFDHDPEPITDRLGADGSLPPDNEWSRVVATGHYTGHDVLLRLRPVDGTPAFQVLTPFTLEDGRTIIVHRGWVKAVDSTQVPHVDPVPAGEVSVTGMLRADEGVHPNAPMHEQGYDMVYSISPGQIGSLDGIDVVQPYLQLLSDQPGVLDPIPLPQLETGNHLSYGLQWILFGIAAPAGLIYFLVSDSRERRRFEEEQEQMRIDATSGSPGPDPDPDAPAAPAPSPTTAPAPAPAPARRQRYGSSRANPWAKAYDKERER; encoded by the coding sequence GTGAGTGCGAACCAGCCAAAGTCGTGGTGGCGGCAGATGCTCACCCCCGGCTGGATCATCGCCGCGCTGCTGATCGGCCTGTTCTCCTACTACGCCTTCACGTTCCTCGCGCCGTGGCAGCTGGGCAAGAACGAGGCGCTCGTCGAGCGCAACGAGCACATCACCGCCGCTTTCGACCACGACCCGGAGCCGATCACCGACCGCCTCGGCGCGGACGGCTCTCTCCCGCCGGACAACGAGTGGTCCCGCGTCGTTGCCACCGGCCACTACACAGGCCACGACGTGCTGCTGCGCCTGCGCCCCGTCGACGGCACCCCGGCGTTCCAGGTGCTCACCCCGTTTACGCTCGAGGACGGCCGCACGATCATCGTCCACCGCGGCTGGGTGAAGGCCGTCGACTCGACGCAGGTCCCGCACGTCGACCCCGTCCCCGCCGGCGAGGTATCGGTCACCGGCATGCTGCGCGCCGACGAGGGCGTCCACCCCAACGCCCCCATGCACGAGCAGGGCTACGACATGGTCTACTCCATCAGCCCCGGCCAGATCGGCTCGCTCGACGGCATCGACGTGGTCCAGCCCTACCTCCAGCTGCTCAGCGACCAGCCCGGCGTGCTCGACCCGATCCCCCTGCCCCAGCTCGAGACGGGCAACCACCTCTCGTACGGGCTGCAGTGGATCCTCTTCGGCATCGCCGCTCCCGCCGGCCTCATCTACTTCCTCGTCTCAGACTCGCGCGAGCGGCGCCGCTTCGAGGAGGAGCAGGAGCAAATGCGTATCGACGCCACCTCCGGCTCCCCCGGCCCCGACCCCGATCCCGACGCTCCTGCTGCGCCTGCTCCTTCGCCTACCACTGCGCCCGCCCCGGCGCCCGCCCCGGCACGGCGCCAGCGCTACGGATCGTCCCGCGCCAACCCGTGGGCCAAGGCCTACGATAAGGAGCGAGAACGCTAG
- a CDS encoding DUF3052 domain-containing protein, which translates to MSATGVDTYAARLGVGPDDVVQEIGWDDDADSAISEAIEDAIGAELLDDDAEEACDVILLWFRDGDGDLVDELVDVSRGLGPGGRIWLMTPGAGSSGVVTPAEIAESAQLAGFVQTKADRFGGWQGSCLTAPKR; encoded by the coding sequence TTGAGTGCCACAGGAGTGGACACCTACGCTGCGCGGCTCGGGGTCGGACCCGACGATGTCGTACAGGAGATCGGCTGGGACGACGACGCTGATTCGGCCATCTCCGAGGCGATCGAGGACGCCATCGGCGCCGAGCTCCTCGACGACGACGCCGAGGAAGCCTGCGACGTCATCTTGCTCTGGTTCCGCGACGGCGACGGGGACCTCGTCGACGAGCTCGTGGACGTCTCCCGCGGCCTCGGCCCCGGCGGGCGCATCTGGCTTATGACACCCGGCGCTGGCTCCTCCGGCGTCGTCACCCCCGCCGAGATCGCGGAATCCGCCCAGCTCGCCGGCTTCGTACAGACCAAGGCGGACCGCTTCGGCGGCTGGCAGGGCTCCTGCCTCACGGCGCCCAAGCGGTAG
- the aceE gene encoding pyruvate dehydrogenase (acetyl-transferring), homodimeric type translates to MIDARVKSAADVDTNILSLREGVASYLHDADPEETQEWMDSLDGLLEEADPERARYLMLRLIERANAKRVPLPALSSTDFVNTIPTELEPEFPGDEQIEKRYRRWMRWNAAVMVHRAQRPGIKVGGHISTYASAAALYEVGFNHFFKGKNAEQGGDQVFFQGHASPGMYARAFMEGRLTEDDLDGFRQEHSREQGGLPSYPHPHGMPEFWEFPTVSMGLGPMNAIYQARFNKYLQDRGIKDTDKQHVWAFLGDGEMDEPESRGLIQMASLYGLDNLTFVINCNLQRLDGPVRGNGQIIQELESFFVGAGWNVIKVVWGREWDELLAKDEDGALVHIMNTTKDGDYQTFKGSDGAYVREHFFGRDERTKKLVENMTDEEIFNLRRGGHDYRKVYAAYKRALETKGKPTVILAHTVKGYGLGHNFEGRNATHQMKKLSLDDLKLFRDKQQIPIPDEVLEKDPYMPPYYHPGEDAEEIKYLKKRREELGGYLPERRTQFTPLELPDFEKTFKPMFKDSGKQQVASTMALVRTFKALMRDKEIAKRVVPIIPDEARTFGLDSWFPTLKIYNPHGQNYVPVDHDLQLSYREAIDGQILHEGINEDGSSASFIAAATSYATHGEPMIPMYIFYSMFGFQRTGDNFWAAGDQMGRGFIIGATAGRTTLFGEGLQHMDGHSPILASTNPAVIPYDPAFAYEMPYIISKGIERMYGDNPGENVMYYITVYNQPHHQPARPDNLDVEGLHRGIYLYDEGKDLENKVSLLASGVGMQQALRAQEILQEQYNVGAAIYSVTSWTELARDGQRKANEQLLHPEEEVEEAFATKQLKQTSGPYIATSDFASDLQEQIRAYVPGQYIVLGADGFGFADTREAARRFFNIDAESMAVAALLGLAKEGKIDRSVAAKAAKDLKIDDPTAAEPVHPAEEEGPENAAE, encoded by the coding sequence ATGATCGACGCCCGAGTGAAGAGCGCGGCGGATGTTGACACGAACATCCTGTCCCTGCGCGAAGGCGTGGCGTCCTACCTGCACGACGCGGACCCGGAAGAGACCCAGGAGTGGATGGACTCCCTCGACGGGCTACTCGAGGAGGCGGACCCGGAGCGCGCCCGCTACCTCATGCTGCGCCTCATCGAGCGCGCGAACGCGAAGCGCGTGCCGCTGCCGGCGCTCTCGTCGACGGACTTCGTCAACACGATCCCAACCGAGCTCGAGCCGGAGTTCCCGGGCGACGAGCAGATTGAGAAGCGCTACCGTCGCTGGATGCGCTGGAACGCTGCGGTGATGGTGCACCGCGCGCAGCGCCCCGGCATCAAGGTCGGCGGCCACATTTCGACGTACGCCTCCGCGGCGGCGCTCTACGAGGTCGGCTTCAACCACTTCTTCAAGGGCAAGAACGCGGAGCAGGGCGGCGACCAGGTCTTCTTCCAGGGCCACGCCTCCCCGGGCATGTACGCGCGCGCCTTCATGGAGGGCCGCCTCACCGAGGACGACCTCGACGGCTTCCGCCAGGAGCACTCCCGCGAGCAGGGCGGCCTGCCGTCCTACCCGCACCCGCACGGCATGCCGGAGTTCTGGGAGTTCCCGACCGTGTCCATGGGCCTTGGCCCGATGAACGCGATCTACCAGGCCCGCTTTAACAAGTACCTGCAGGACCGCGGCATCAAGGACACCGACAAGCAGCACGTCTGGGCCTTCCTCGGCGACGGCGAGATGGACGAGCCGGAGTCCCGCGGCCTCATCCAGATGGCGTCCCTCTACGGGCTGGACAACCTCACGTTCGTGATCAACTGCAACCTGCAGCGTCTCGACGGCCCGGTGCGCGGCAACGGCCAGATCATCCAGGAGCTGGAGAGCTTCTTCGTCGGCGCCGGCTGGAACGTGATCAAGGTCGTCTGGGGTCGCGAGTGGGACGAGCTGCTGGCGAAGGATGAGGACGGCGCGCTCGTCCACATCATGAACACCACGAAGGACGGCGACTACCAGACCTTCAAGGGCAGCGACGGCGCCTACGTCCGCGAGCACTTCTTCGGCCGCGACGAGCGCACGAAGAAGCTCGTGGAGAACATGACCGACGAGGAGATCTTCAACCTGCGCCGCGGCGGCCACGACTACCGCAAGGTCTACGCCGCCTACAAGCGCGCTCTGGAGACGAAGGGCAAGCCGACCGTCATCCTCGCCCACACGGTGAAGGGCTACGGCCTGGGCCACAACTTCGAGGGCCGCAACGCCACCCACCAGATGAAGAAGCTCTCGCTGGACGACCTCAAGCTCTTCCGCGACAAGCAGCAGATCCCGATCCCCGACGAGGTCCTGGAGAAGGACCCGTACATGCCGCCCTACTACCACCCGGGCGAGGACGCCGAGGAGATCAAGTACCTGAAGAAGCGCCGCGAGGAGCTCGGCGGGTACCTGCCGGAGCGCCGCACCCAGTTCACCCCGCTGGAGCTGCCGGACTTCGAGAAGACCTTCAAGCCGATGTTCAAGGACTCCGGCAAGCAGCAGGTCGCCTCCACCATGGCGCTCGTGCGCACGTTCAAGGCGCTCATGCGCGACAAGGAGATTGCTAAGCGCGTCGTGCCGATCATCCCGGACGAGGCCCGCACGTTCGGCCTCGACTCTTGGTTCCCGACGCTGAAGATCTACAACCCGCACGGCCAGAACTACGTGCCGGTGGACCACGACCTGCAGTTGTCCTACCGCGAGGCCATCGACGGCCAGATCCTGCATGAGGGCATCAACGAGGACGGCTCGTCCGCTTCCTTCATCGCCGCCGCGACGTCCTACGCCACCCACGGCGAGCCGATGATCCCGATGTACATCTTCTACTCGATGTTCGGCTTCCAGCGCACCGGCGACAACTTCTGGGCCGCCGGCGACCAGATGGGCCGCGGCTTCATCATCGGCGCGACCGCCGGCCGCACCACGCTGTTCGGCGAGGGCCTGCAGCACATGGACGGCCACTCCCCGATCCTCGCGTCGACGAACCCGGCCGTCATCCCGTACGACCCGGCCTTCGCCTACGAGATGCCGTACATCATCTCCAAGGGCATCGAGCGCATGTACGGCGACAACCCGGGCGAGAACGTGATGTACTACATCACCGTCTACAACCAGCCGCACCACCAGCCGGCCCGCCCGGACAACCTCGACGTCGAGGGCCTGCACCGCGGCATCTACCTTTACGACGAGGGCAAGGACCTCGAGAACAAGGTCTCCCTGCTCGCCTCCGGCGTGGGCATGCAGCAGGCGCTGCGCGCGCAGGAGATCCTGCAGGAGCAGTACAACGTCGGCGCCGCGATCTACTCGGTGACCTCCTGGACCGAGCTCGCCCGCGACGGCCAGCGCAAGGCCAACGAGCAGCTGCTCCACCCGGAGGAGGAGGTCGAGGAAGCCTTTGCGACGAAGCAGCTCAAGCAGACTTCCGGGCCATACATCGCCACGAGCGATTTCGCCTCCGACCTGCAGGAGCAGATCCGCGCCTACGTCCCGGGCCAGTACATCGTGCTCGGCGCCGACGGCTTCGGCTTCGCCGACACCCGCGAGGCCGCCCGCCGCTTCTTCAACATCGACGCCGAGTCCATGGCCGTCGCCGCCCTGCTCGGCCTGGCCAAGGAGGGCAAGATCGACCGCTCCGTGGCGGCAAAGGCCGCGAAGGACCTGAAGATCGACGACCCGACCGCCGCCGAGCCCGTCCACCCCGCTGAGGAGGAGGGCCCGGAGAACGCGGCCGAGTAG